In Elusimicrobiota bacterium, the following are encoded in one genomic region:
- a CDS encoding LPS-assembly protein LptD, which translates to MKLLLLLALGASAARAEDYPLPPPPAASTGTTRLDFVADHLDYTGESPEIHLKGGVKVQESTWTIKAEELWLDPKKNTGRSRGYLLMEDGVSAVYGDSGDFDFAAHSGVLYGSSAGHGDWRVHSKRVRLKGRRLDYYGADFTSCSYDPKPHYHFHATRLTVIPKKYLLARNAVFFLGPVPLLYSPVIFKSLKPKHWTRWRVQPGYDRRSGAFLKGTLTTELSPGFYSKLFLDYYSAQGLGAGAELEHRQGEDSRGSLFGYRIRETNNGAERWSVSGTEYRAFLSSAAFQGRLQVQSDADFNNHYSRSSLLRVTPELINSGALVYRLPKLTARLSYSRQDTASENRLRYLKAKESAPRLDLQSAQLRLGKSSWLHTFTGFADNSFDRGRTYMEKSLGGGWEGTRGYSVARGVSFVPKLSYREAYLNRFDSLTSFASTATVRDAFIGRYGAQGALTFATPAVTWNAVHSFERRQKPNSIADDAGAIDHGIETNLFTLEDVVRPHRKLLFRAFSGYDFRVFRDHSVGFRDRVQPLVAEVVYTPRSSLNFSVRDDYQLSQGNRSFLFNGQWGEENGNFLGAGAGYNLATGNRYFLSAEFGLSPSTGTWRLTAALRSDMTSSGGLARLSGFRLFEKEIALAKHWHDFYTRTLVRFRPGGVREASIRIDMKFASPTKESVPRRDWESEWFPERRLGGEDRP; encoded by the coding sequence ATGAAGCTCCTCCTCCTCTTGGCCCTGGGCGCGTCCGCGGCCCGGGCCGAGGATTATCCCCTGCCCCCGCCGCCCGCCGCCTCCACCGGGACCACGCGCCTGGATTTCGTCGCGGATCACCTCGACTACACCGGGGAAAGCCCCGAGATCCATTTGAAGGGCGGGGTCAAGGTCCAGGAGTCCACCTGGACCATCAAGGCCGAGGAGCTTTGGCTCGACCCGAAAAAAAATACCGGCCGCTCGCGGGGCTACCTCCTCATGGAGGACGGGGTAAGCGCGGTTTATGGGGACTCGGGGGATTTTGATTTCGCCGCGCACTCAGGCGTCCTCTACGGGTCCTCGGCCGGGCACGGCGATTGGCGCGTGCATTCCAAGCGCGTGCGCCTCAAGGGACGCAGGCTTGACTACTACGGCGCCGATTTTACGAGCTGCTCCTACGACCCCAAGCCCCACTATCATTTCCACGCGACCCGCCTGACCGTCATCCCCAAGAAGTACCTCTTGGCCCGCAACGCCGTGTTCTTCCTGGGTCCGGTGCCCCTTCTGTACAGTCCAGTCATTTTCAAGTCCTTGAAGCCCAAGCATTGGACGCGCTGGCGGGTCCAGCCCGGCTATGACCGCAGGAGCGGAGCCTTCCTCAAGGGGACGCTCACGACCGAACTTTCCCCTGGGTTTTACAGCAAGCTGTTCCTGGACTATTATTCCGCGCAGGGGCTGGGCGCGGGAGCCGAGCTCGAGCACCGCCAGGGCGAGGATTCCAGGGGCTCTCTTTTCGGCTACCGCATCCGGGAAACCAATAACGGGGCCGAGCGCTGGAGCGTCTCGGGGACGGAGTACCGCGCCTTCTTGAGCTCGGCGGCCTTCCAGGGCCGCCTCCAGGTCCAGTCCGACGCCGATTTCAACAATCATTACTCGCGCTCCAGCCTCCTGCGCGTGACCCCGGAGCTCATCAACAGCGGGGCCTTGGTCTACCGCCTGCCCAAGCTCACGGCGCGCCTGTCGTATTCCCGACAGGACACGGCCTCCGAGAACCGCCTGCGCTACCTCAAGGCCAAGGAAAGCGCGCCGCGCCTGGACTTGCAGAGCGCCCAGCTGCGCCTGGGGAAATCCTCGTGGCTGCACACCTTCACCGGATTTGCCGACAACTCCTTCGACCGCGGCCGAACCTACATGGAAAAATCCCTGGGGGGGGGCTGGGAGGGGACGCGCGGGTATTCGGTCGCGCGCGGGGTGAGCTTCGTTCCCAAGCTCAGCTACCGCGAGGCGTATCTCAACCGCTTCGACTCCCTCACGAGCTTTGCCAGCACCGCAACGGTGCGGGACGCCTTCATCGGCCGCTACGGCGCCCAGGGGGCCCTGACCTTCGCCACCCCGGCCGTGACCTGGAACGCGGTCCACTCCTTTGAGCGCCGCCAGAAGCCCAATTCCATCGCTGACGACGCTGGAGCCATCGACCACGGGATCGAGACGAACCTCTTCACCCTCGAGGACGTGGTCCGCCCCCACCGCAAGCTGCTGTTCCGGGCCTTCTCGGGCTACGACTTCCGGGTGTTCCGGGATCATAGCGTGGGCTTCCGGGACCGGGTCCAGCCCCTCGTCGCCGAGGTGGTGTACACCCCGCGCTCCTCCCTCAATTTCTCGGTGCGCGACGACTACCAGCTAAGCCAAGGCAACAGGTCCTTCCTCTTCAACGGGCAATGGGGGGAGGAAAACGGCAATTTTCTGGGGGCGGGGGCCGGCTATAACCTGGCGACTGGAAACCGTTATTTCCTGAGCGCCGAGTTCGGCCTCAGCCCTTCCACCGGGACGTGGCGGCTCACCGCGGCTTTGCGCTCGGACATGACGAGCTCGGGGGGCCTGGCCAGGCTCTCCGGCTTCAGGCTTTTCGAGAAGGAGATAGCGCTTGCCAAGCACTGGCACGACTTCTACACCAGAACCCTCGTGCGCTTCCGCCCCGGAGGCGTGCGCGAGGCCTCGATCCGCATCGACATGAAGTTCGCCTCCCCGACCAAGGAGAGCGTCCCCCGCCGCGACTGGGAGTCCGAGTGGTTCCCCGAACGGCGTTTGGGGGGAGAGGACAGGCCGTGA
- a CDS encoding putative addiction module antidote protein: protein MKKNLPYVSDEEEQLREFRKDPKRATAYLNACIQVAFEENDPELVLVALAKVAKAHGMTHVAKLVAVKRESLHRMLSKRGNPEWNSMFRVFKALHLRPKLESTTHAVA, encoded by the coding sequence ATGAAGAAGAATCTGCCTTATGTTTCAGATGAGGAGGAACAACTTCGGGAGTTCCGCAAGGATCCGAAGCGAGCGACGGCTTACCTGAATGCCTGCATCCAAGTGGCCTTCGAGGAAAATGACCCGGAGTTGGTGCTCGTCGCCTTGGCCAAGGTGGCCAAGGCGCATGGCATGACGCATGTGGCGAAATTGGTCGCCGTCAAGCGCGAAAGCCTCCATCGGATGCTGTCCAAGCGCGGCAATCCGGAGTGGAACAGCATGTTCAGGGTCTTCAAAGCACTGCATCTTCGTCCCAAGCTGGAAAGCACTACGCACGCAGTGGCCTAG
- a CDS encoding aminopeptidase P family protein: MALAPSRSEHRRRLAGLLSDGLILAAGNVEIPRTRDATYEFWQDSNFLYLTGIREPGYALLICPKAKREILLVPRLGAHYRVWEGGIPGPRELKRISGVAEVRYLDELPKLIGPLRGESRVLYSDRRTYQFLGKARAGLSLRESAFQDAFEFLRAVKSREEIAELRKANAVAGEAHLAVMAKARPGLHEYELKAEFDYACRRRGSREAYPAIVAAGRNAAVLHYRHDQARIEAGDLILVDAGAEHNRYASDVTRTFPASGHFSERQRDIYSIVLEAQNGCIERARPGVTMAELHRHCLKVMAEGLRSLRLVKGSNEELADTGALKLFFPHGLGHMLGLDVHDAKANADARLEAGFVITVEPGIYFNPALFQAPELRRRHKGRIAFSKANSFMDFGGVRLEDDVVVQPDGPPLNLTTVPKGLAEIEDYCGRVRPPEAK, from the coding sequence ATGGCCTTGGCCCCTTCCCGGTCCGAGCATCGCCGGCGGCTGGCCGGGCTGCTTTCCGATGGGCTGATACTGGCGGCGGGCAACGTGGAAATCCCAAGAACACGGGACGCGACTTACGAGTTCTGGCAGGACTCCAATTTCCTCTATTTGACCGGCATCCGGGAACCCGGCTACGCCTTGCTCATATGCCCCAAAGCCAAGAGGGAAATCCTGCTCGTTCCCCGCTTGGGCGCCCATTACCGGGTTTGGGAGGGTGGAATCCCCGGCCCTCGAGAGCTTAAGAGAATTTCCGGCGTTGCCGAGGTCCGTTATCTGGACGAGCTTCCCAAGCTGATCGGACCATTGCGGGGAGAATCCCGCGTTCTCTATTCCGATCGAAGGACTTACCAGTTCTTGGGCAAGGCCCGCGCGGGGCTGTCTTTACGGGAATCCGCCTTCCAGGACGCCTTCGAGTTTTTAAGGGCCGTAAAATCGCGGGAGGAGATCGCGGAGCTGCGCAAGGCCAACGCCGTCGCGGGAGAGGCCCATTTGGCGGTCATGGCCAAGGCTAGACCCGGCCTGCATGAGTACGAGTTGAAGGCTGAATTCGACTACGCCTGCCGCAGGCGCGGCTCGCGCGAGGCCTATCCGGCCATCGTCGCCGCGGGGCGCAACGCGGCCGTGCTCCACTACCGCCACGACCAGGCGCGGATTGAAGCGGGGGATTTGATCCTTGTTGACGCCGGGGCCGAGCACAATCGCTATGCCTCGGATGTCACACGGACCTTTCCCGCAAGCGGCCATTTTTCCGAAAGACAGAGGGATATCTACTCCATAGTCCTGGAGGCTCAGAACGGATGCATCGAGCGGGCCAGGCCCGGGGTCACGATGGCGGAGCTTCACCGGCATTGCCTTAAGGTCATGGCCGAAGGCTTGAGGTCTTTGAGGCTGGTCAAAGGCTCCAACGAGGAGCTCGCGGACACCGGCGCCTTGAAATTGTTTTTTCCGCACGGCCTCGGACACATGCTGGGACTCGACGTGCACGATGCCAAGGCTAACGCCGACGCGCGGCTGGAGGCCGGTTTCGTGATCACGGTGGAGCCCGGGATCTATTTCAACCCCGCTCTTTTCCAAGCCCCGGAGCTCCGCCGCAGGCATAAGGGGAGAATCGCGTTTTCGAAAGCGAATTCTTTCATGGATTTCGGGGGGGTGCGCCTGGAGGACGACGTCGTCGTCCAGCCGGACGGGCCGCCCTTGAACTTGACGACGGTTCCGAAGGGATTAGCCGAAATCGAGGATTATTGCGGCCGGGTCCGGCCGCCGGAGGCCAAGTGA
- a CDS encoding ABC transporter substrate-binding protein: MKPIVLALLALAAPSFAGGAKNPDTFVYLSISDAETLDPAWAYDAQSNLIIQNIYEPLFFYEKSSTEKLVPLLAEKVPSRANGLISEDGKTYRIPIRRGVRFQDGTPMTAEDARYSLLRFLLQDRDAGPSALLLEPLLGYASTRDEKGALKPEACGDAFRAVRAEGNDLILRLPKPFAPLLSILAIWSPVVSRIWAVKNGDWDGAEGTCARFNNLKKEASPFFERANGTGPFKLERWDKKDNTTFLVRNDGYWRGPAKLKRVVVKAVPEFATRKLMLQAGDADVINAERPDLSKLQDIPGVRIIDGLSLPDMNPIVFFSFQINPTANPNIGSGKLDGEGIPPDFFLDKDVRKGFAYSLDYGGYIKDVFRGKAVQALGCLPRTLPGFDPSAPHYSFDPKKAEEHLRRAWGGRLWDAGFHFTLAYNAGNVPRQNLCQMLKRQLESLNPRFKIDVRPIEWAAFLDQQRSGKLPIFVLGWGADYPDPHNFAFPILHSQGYYPQAQKYQNEEMDRLVEAAVAETELSARKKIYARILRLAYEDVPHLVVLETLRARVQRSWVRGFEHRPIFPGTPHGSYFYSLSKQ; this comes from the coding sequence GTGAAACCTATCGTTCTCGCGCTTTTGGCGCTTGCCGCGCCGTCGTTTGCCGGGGGAGCCAAGAATCCCGACACCTTCGTCTACCTCTCCATATCGGACGCGGAGACCTTGGATCCGGCCTGGGCCTACGACGCGCAAAGCAACCTGATCATCCAGAATATTTACGAGCCGCTGTTTTTCTACGAGAAATCCTCGACCGAGAAGCTCGTCCCCTTGCTCGCCGAGAAAGTCCCCTCCCGGGCCAACGGCCTGATTTCCGAGGACGGGAAAACGTACCGCATCCCCATCCGCCGGGGCGTCCGTTTCCAGGACGGGACGCCCATGACGGCCGAGGACGCGCGCTATTCGCTCCTGCGCTTCCTGCTCCAAGACCGGGACGCCGGCCCTTCCGCCCTTCTTCTGGAGCCCCTCCTGGGCTATGCCTCGACGCGGGACGAGAAGGGGGCTCTCAAGCCCGAGGCCTGCGGCGACGCCTTCCGGGCGGTGCGAGCGGAGGGAAACGACTTGATTTTGAGGCTGCCCAAGCCCTTCGCCCCTCTTTTGTCCATTCTGGCCATCTGGTCCCCGGTCGTTTCTAGGATCTGGGCCGTAAAGAACGGGGATTGGGATGGAGCGGAGGGAACCTGCGCGCGCTTCAATAATCTCAAAAAGGAGGCTTCTCCCTTCTTTGAAAGGGCCAACGGCACGGGCCCCTTCAAGCTCGAGCGGTGGGACAAGAAGGATAACACGACTTTCCTAGTCCGAAATGACGGCTATTGGCGCGGCCCGGCCAAACTCAAGAGGGTCGTGGTCAAGGCCGTCCCCGAGTTCGCGACGCGCAAGCTCATGCTGCAGGCGGGGGACGCAGACGTCATCAACGCCGAGAGGCCGGACCTCTCCAAGCTCCAGGATATTCCCGGGGTCCGGATCATAGACGGCCTGAGCCTGCCGGATATGAACCCCATCGTGTTCTTTTCCTTCCAAATCAATCCGACGGCCAACCCCAACATCGGCTCGGGAAAGCTGGACGGGGAGGGGATTCCTCCGGACTTTTTCTTGGACAAGGACGTGCGCAAGGGCTTCGCCTATTCATTGGACTACGGCGGCTATATTAAGGACGTATTCCGAGGCAAGGCGGTCCAGGCCTTGGGGTGCCTGCCCCGGACCCTTCCGGGATTCGATCCGTCGGCTCCCCATTACTCCTTCGACCCCAAGAAAGCGGAAGAACATTTGCGAAGGGCGTGGGGAGGGAGACTTTGGGATGCTGGCTTCCATTTTACTCTGGCTTACAACGCCGGGAACGTACCCCGACAGAATCTGTGCCAGATGCTGAAACGCCAGCTCGAAAGCCTCAATCCCAGATTCAAGATCGACGTTCGGCCCATTGAATGGGCCGCATTTCTGGACCAGCAGAGGTCCGGGAAGCTGCCCATTTTCGTCTTGGGCTGGGGCGCGGACTACCCGGACCCGCATAATTTCGCCTTCCCGATCCTGCATTCCCAGGGCTATTACCCCCAGGCTCAGAAGTACCAAAATGAGGAGATGGACCGCCTCGTCGAGGCCGCGGTGGCCGAAACGGAGCTTTCCGCCCGCAAGAAGATATACGCGCGGATATTGCGCTTGGCTTACGAGGACGTCCCCCATTTGGTGGTCCTGGAGACTCTTCGCGCCCGCGTCCAGAGAAGCTGGGTCAGGGGATTCGAGCACCGGCCCATTTTCCCAGGCACGCCTCACGGCAGCTATTTTTATTCCCTCTCGAAGCAGTGA
- a CDS encoding glucose-1-phosphate thymidylyltransferase, whose amino-acid sequence MLKALVLSGGKGSRLRPITHTSAKQLIPIANKPILFYGLEAIAKAGIKEVGIIVGETAAEIQAAVGDGSAFGLKATYIPQEAPLGLAHAVKISKKFMGDSPFLMYLGDNLLKESLEPLVSEFKAKKPNAQILVAKVPNPSAFGVVELEKGRVVRLAEKPKNPKSDLALVGVYLFDKNVFKAIDHIKPSARGELEITDAIQWLVDHEHKVITKHIDGWWKDTGKLHDLLEANRLIHETLAHHVDLEASIDASSRLEGRVVLGPGATIVQSLIRGPAIIGANSQILKSYVGPYSSIYHDTVIENSEIEHSIVLEHAKIRDIRKIQDSLIGQRVEVVRSPVMPEAYRIMVGDSSRIEIP is encoded by the coding sequence ATGCTCAAAGCCTTGGTCCTTTCCGGCGGCAAGGGGAGCCGCCTGAGGCCCATCACCCACACCTCGGCCAAGCAGCTCATCCCCATCGCCAACAAGCCGATTCTCTTCTACGGCCTTGAGGCCATCGCCAAGGCCGGCATCAAGGAGGTCGGGATCATCGTCGGTGAGACCGCCGCCGAGATCCAGGCCGCGGTGGGGGACGGCTCGGCCTTCGGCTTGAAGGCGACCTATATCCCGCAGGAGGCGCCCCTGGGCTTAGCCCACGCGGTCAAGATCTCCAAGAAGTTCATGGGGGACTCTCCCTTCCTCATGTACCTGGGGGATAACCTTCTTAAGGAAAGCCTTGAGCCCCTGGTTTCGGAATTCAAGGCCAAGAAGCCCAACGCCCAGATACTGGTCGCCAAGGTCCCCAACCCTTCCGCCTTCGGCGTGGTGGAGCTCGAAAAGGGCCGGGTGGTGCGCCTGGCGGAGAAGCCCAAGAACCCCAAGAGCGACCTGGCTTTGGTCGGCGTCTACCTTTTCGACAAGAACGTCTTCAAGGCCATAGACCACATCAAGCCCTCGGCCCGGGGCGAGCTCGAGATCACCGACGCCATCCAGTGGCTGGTGGACCACGAGCACAAGGTGATCACCAAGCATATAGACGGCTGGTGGAAGGACACGGGCAAGCTCCATGATCTCCTCGAGGCCAATCGCCTCATCCATGAGACCTTGGCCCATCACGTGGACTTGGAGGCCTCCATAGACGCCTCCTCGCGCTTGGAGGGCCGGGTAGTGCTGGGCCCTGGAGCCACTATCGTGCAGTCGCTGATCCGCGGCCCTGCCATCATCGGGGCCAATTCCCAGATATTGAAGTCCTACGTGGGCCCCTACAGCTCCATCTACCACGACACGGTGATTGAGAACAGCGAGATCGAGCACAGCATCGTCCTCGAGCACGCCAAGATCCGCGACATCCGCAAGATACAGGACTCTCTCATCGGGCAGCGCGTGGAGGTGGTGAGATCCCCGGTGATGCCAGAGGCCTACAGGATTATGGTCGGAGACTCCAGCCGCATCGAGATACCCTGA
- a CDS encoding GDP-mannose 4,6-dehydratase encodes MKNELWLVTGGAGFIGSNIAEELVRRGKKVRILDNLSTGKLEHMAGFKDRVEFMRGDIRAFEDCQRGVAGAAYVIHQAAIRSVPKSVDRPIDSHEANATGTLNMLIAAKEAGVKRFVYASSSSVYGDANRFPQKEEYRPQPVSPYACSKLAGEHYAMLFTKTFGLETVSLRYFNVFGPRQDPESTYSAVIPRFMDQAYRGEPLEVHWDGRQRRDFTHIGNVVAANLLAAAAKKGVGETFNIANGKTYSLLDLIRVIENILGRELELQHFPKRQGDVRKTFADISRARRMLGYKPVMNFEDGLKDTWNYFVNNYFKAKARAAEPVSSK; translated from the coding sequence ATGAAAAATGAACTTTGGCTCGTGACGGGCGGGGCGGGATTCATCGGCTCCAACATCGCCGAGGAGCTGGTTCGCCGCGGCAAGAAAGTCCGAATCCTCGACAATTTATCCACCGGGAAGCTCGAGCACATGGCGGGCTTCAAGGACAGGGTGGAGTTCATGCGCGGCGACATCCGGGCCTTCGAGGACTGCCAGCGCGGGGTGGCGGGTGCCGCTTACGTCATCCACCAGGCGGCCATACGCTCCGTGCCCAAGTCTGTGGACCGTCCCATCGACTCCCACGAGGCCAACGCCACAGGAACCCTCAACATGCTCATCGCGGCCAAGGAGGCGGGGGTCAAGCGCTTCGTGTACGCCTCCTCGAGCTCGGTATACGGAGACGCCAACCGCTTCCCGCAAAAGGAGGAGTATCGTCCCCAGCCCGTCTCCCCATACGCCTGCTCCAAGCTCGCCGGCGAGCATTACGCCATGCTTTTCACCAAGACCTTCGGGCTGGAAACGGTGAGCCTGCGCTATTTCAACGTCTTCGGCCCTCGCCAGGACCCGGAGTCCACCTATTCCGCCGTGATCCCGCGCTTTATGGACCAGGCCTACCGCGGGGAGCCCCTTGAGGTCCACTGGGACGGCCGCCAGAGGCGGGACTTCACCCACATCGGCAACGTGGTTGCGGCCAACCTCCTCGCCGCCGCGGCCAAGAAGGGAGTCGGCGAGACCTTCAACATCGCCAACGGGAAAACCTATTCCCTCCTGGATCTCATCCGCGTGATCGAGAATATCCTGGGCCGCGAGCTCGAGCTCCAGCACTTTCCAAAGAGGCAGGGCGACGTGCGCAAGACCTTCGCCGACATTTCCCGGGCGCGCCGGATGCTGGGCTACAAGCCTGTCATGAATTTCGAGGACGGCCTCAAGGACACCTGGAATTATTTCGTGAACAATTACTTCAAGGCCAAGGCCCGCGCCGCGGAGCCGGTCTCCTCCAAATAA
- the rfbB gene encoding dTDP-glucose 4,6-dehydratase: MRLLVTGGLGFIGSNFIRHMLGGRRDCRVVNLDLCTYAGNPKNLAELSENPRYRWVKGDIADPKAVEGAMKGADAVVHFAAETHVDRSILDAASFLRTNVIGTQVLLDAALRLKVGRFVHVSTDEVYGSVGRGRSKEGACLEPNSPYAASKAASDLLARAYFVTHKLPVIVTRASNNFGPYQYPEKALPLMITNWIDDRPYPLYGDGLQVRDWLYVLDHARAIELILVKGLPGEVYNVGGTHSCANLELVEAVRELMGKPKDMIRPVPDRPGHDRRYALDCGKLKRLGFSHSYPFPEALALTVDWYRSHEPWWRPLKRQGSYQAYYQKQYGAWRKK, from the coding sequence ATGCGCCTGCTCGTCACCGGGGGTCTGGGATTTATAGGCTCCAATTTCATACGACACATGCTGGGCGGGCGGCGCGACTGCCGGGTCGTGAACCTCGATCTCTGCACCTACGCCGGCAACCCCAAGAACCTGGCGGAGCTCTCTGAAAATCCGCGCTACCGCTGGGTCAAGGGCGACATCGCCGATCCCAAGGCCGTGGAGGGTGCCATGAAGGGGGCCGACGCCGTGGTCCATTTCGCGGCCGAGACCCACGTGGACCGCTCCATCCTCGACGCCGCGAGCTTTCTCAGGACCAATGTGATCGGAACCCAGGTGCTCCTGGACGCGGCCTTGCGGCTCAAGGTCGGGCGCTTCGTGCATGTCAGCACCGACGAGGTTTACGGCAGCGTGGGGCGGGGCCGTTCCAAGGAGGGCGCTTGCCTCGAGCCCAACAGCCCCTACGCCGCCTCCAAGGCCGCCTCGGACCTTCTGGCCCGGGCCTACTTCGTGACCCATAAGCTGCCGGTCATCGTGACTCGGGCCTCCAATAATTTTGGGCCGTACCAATACCCCGAGAAGGCTTTGCCCCTCATGATCACAAACTGGATAGACGATCGGCCCTACCCGCTCTACGGCGACGGGCTCCAGGTTCGCGACTGGCTTTACGTGCTCGACCACGCGCGCGCCATCGAGCTTATCCTCGTGAAGGGCCTCCCGGGCGAAGTCTACAACGTGGGAGGAACTCATTCCTGCGCCAATCTCGAGCTCGTGGAGGCCGTAAGAGAGCTCATGGGCAAGCCCAAGGATATGATCCGCCCGGTGCCGGACCGGCCGGGTCACGACCGCCGCTACGCTCTGGATTGCGGCAAGCTCAAGAGGCTCGGCTTCTCCCACTCCTACCCTTTCCCGGAAGCCCTGGCCCTCACGGTGGATTGGTACCGCAGCCACGAGCCCTGGTGGCGGCCGCTGAAGCGCCAAGGGAGCTACCAAGCTTATTACCAGAAGCAATACGGCGCCTGGAGAAAAAAATGA
- a CDS encoding thymidine kinase, producing the protein MSGRAVHASPALGGGWIEAIVGSMFSGKTQELIRRLRLATIARQKVQVFNSSLDTRYAKDHIVSHDLAKIPSLCVPEAGQIIPMVHAETQVVGIDEVQFFDEGVVGVCEALADQGRRVIVAGLDQDYRGVPFPVTCRLMGVAEFVTKNLAICVVCGSPSNRTQRLSASQEIVEVGSTDKYEARCRRCFER; encoded by the coding sequence ATGAGCGGCCGCGCCGTTCACGCATCCCCGGCGCTCGGAGGGGGCTGGATCGAGGCCATTGTCGGCAGCATGTTTTCTGGAAAGACCCAGGAGCTCATCCGCCGCCTGCGCCTGGCCACCATCGCCCGGCAGAAGGTCCAGGTCTTCAATTCGTCCCTGGACACGCGCTACGCCAAGGACCACATCGTCTCCCATGACCTGGCCAAGATCCCGTCCCTCTGCGTCCCGGAGGCGGGGCAAATCATACCGATGGTCCATGCCGAGACCCAGGTCGTGGGCATAGACGAGGTGCAATTCTTCGATGAGGGGGTGGTCGGGGTCTGCGAGGCCTTGGCCGACCAGGGGCGGCGCGTGATCGTGGCCGGCCTTGATCAGGACTACCGCGGTGTCCCCTTTCCCGTCACCTGCCGCCTCATGGGCGTGGCCGAGTTCGTGACCAAGAATCTCGCGATATGCGTCGTCTGCGGAAGCCCCTCCAACCGCACCCAGCGCTTGTCGGCTTCCCAGGAGATCGTGGAGGTGGGCTCTACCGACAAGTATGAGGCCCGCTGTCGCCGCTGCTTTGAACGGTAA
- a CDS encoding saccharopine dehydrogenase NADP-binding domain-containing protein has protein sequence MKFLVLGSGMQGRACAFDLLKNPGVERVILADQSLENLDSARKFLKSSKVETRRLDVSDPAAVKKLAQGCTVMVSAVPYFHNLGLAKAAIAAKVHFVDLGGNTDIVLRELSLHEKAKKAGVTILPDVGLGPGITTTIAAHGINLLDKAEEVYIRDGGLPQKPAPPMNYLLTFSEHGLINEYVEDATALREGRIVSVPGLSEIEDIDLPPPLGRCEAAHAAGGLSTLARTYEGRVRTMDCKLIRYPGHCAAINAMRAIGFFSPKKIRLNGFSLAPRELSARLFREHFHRPGEKDLVVIHTTVRGVKDGRRAEVVYDMLDLYDEKNRMTAMMRTTGFPASIVAQMLASGEISKPGAYPVELGIPPEPFFAQAKKRGFNLSWKLVIR, from the coding sequence ATGAAATTTCTCGTCCTTGGAAGCGGAATGCAGGGGCGGGCCTGCGCTTTCGACCTCCTAAAAAACCCGGGGGTTGAGCGCGTCATACTGGCCGACCAATCCCTGGAAAATCTGGACTCGGCCAGGAAATTCCTAAAGTCCTCGAAGGTCGAGACGCGCAGGCTCGACGTTTCGGACCCCGCCGCGGTCAAGAAGCTCGCCCAGGGCTGCACCGTCATGGTGAGCGCTGTGCCCTACTTCCACAATCTCGGGCTCGCCAAGGCCGCCATAGCGGCCAAAGTTCATTTCGTGGACCTGGGCGGAAACACCGATATCGTATTGAGGGAGCTCTCCCTGCACGAGAAGGCCAAGAAGGCGGGCGTCACCATCCTTCCGGACGTGGGCCTCGGCCCGGGGATAACCACCACCATCGCGGCCCATGGAATCAATCTCTTGGACAAGGCCGAGGAGGTTTACATTCGGGACGGAGGCTTGCCGCAAAAACCGGCCCCCCCCATGAATTACCTCCTCACTTTCTCGGAACACGGGCTCATCAACGAGTACGTGGAGGACGCCACGGCCCTGCGCGAGGGCAGGATCGTCTCCGTGCCCGGGCTTTCCGAGATCGAGGACATCGATCTCCCGCCGCCCCTGGGCCGCTGCGAGGCGGCCCACGCGGCCGGAGGACTTTCCACCTTGGCCCGGACTTACGAGGGAAGGGTCAGGACCATGGACTGCAAGCTCATACGTTATCCCGGCCACTGCGCCGCGATCAACGCGATGCGCGCCATAGGATTTTTCAGCCCAAAGAAGATCCGGCTCAACGGCTTCTCTCTGGCCCCCCGCGAGCTCAGCGCCAGGCTTTTCCGGGAGCACTTCCACCGCCCGGGCGAAAAGGACCTGGTCGTCATCCACACCACAGTGCGCGGCGTCAAGGACGGCAGGAGGGCCGAGGTGGTCTACGACATGCTGGATCTCTACGACGAGAAAAACCGGATGACCGCCATGATGCGCACCACGGGATTCCCGGCCTCCATCGTGGCCCAGATGCTCGCCTCGGGCGAGATTTCAAAACCCGGAGCCTACCCAGTGGAGCTCGGCATCCCCCCGGAGCCGTTCTTCGCCCAAGCCAAGAAGCGCGGCTTCAACCTTTCTTGGAAACTGGTAATTCGGTAA
- a CDS encoding prepilin-type N-terminal cleavage/methylation domain-containing protein codes for MKSERGFTLIELLVVVLIIGILAAIAVPQYFKVVEKGKFSQSTQWITSMKGAQERYLAKNGIYFSGTVTSTIFDANLGNMVNFAQGAVTTTATPSWTITLTRGSPCPAVYGCYTVTYVAPPGTFTCSSTDCTADLLPQ; via the coding sequence ATGAAAAGCGAACGGGGTTTTACGCTCATCGAGCTGCTGGTCGTAGTGCTCATCATCGGCATTCTGGCAGCCATCGCGGTTCCCCAATACTTCAAGGTCGTTGAAAAGGGCAAGTTTTCACAGTCCACGCAATGGATCACCAGCATGAAGGGGGCCCAGGAACGCTACCTGGCCAAGAACGGCATTTATTTCTCCGGGACCGTCACTTCCACCATATTCGACGCCAACCTCGGGAACATGGTCAACTTCGCCCAGGGTGCCGTGACCACCACGGCCACGCCGTCCTGGACCATTACCTTGACCCGTGGATCACCCTGCCCGGCGGTTTACGGCTGCTACACGGTCACCTACGTCGCCCCTCCGGGGACGTTTACTTGCAGCTCGACGGACTGCACCGCGGATTTGCTGCCGCAGTAA